The proteins below are encoded in one region of Streptomyces marianii:
- a CDS encoding SUMF1/EgtB/PvdO family nonheme iron enzyme has protein sequence MVDERLRRLRSELDDHSRIADRLGLDLERPLRSLNDGYPENAVALVGKLTEKLLKELWRHHGVEGDPSTKALNDLVKRCRPYIRSSTVLDALEDIRRLRNRSTHDGYDIGDEDGLLAVRRLVDVLVWFTNTGSAALLGGEPDVAPEVARRCEFLAGLYVTLGYRQAKRFVLSPDTVYQLFCRESGMRLEYVELMLSRDADDLSTVLASSGGELLRTRLPKLTRFVVLDEDGGAAPGALHHILGLDFRIVRYDGFVDTIVNLDIHLAELTSAVNPEDPRAAVAAAALTTDPRTGESRTEQCGDAAEVLTRLVRGSANVLVTGRPGSGKSTLLRSLAVNPEIRRFRFYFDLGLKPKDEPFPEYAARLLAPAMTSDRSRAYELFLYLIRSGTALCVLDAVDEGVEVPSPAGFLRLFTDLAAVLSAESAVVMSSRVSFLADSPQVRQLLDSGAGRSEQLVEQMYANGVDPSRVPHFHVVRLAEPEATPLETRLTTALNLPAGKPLADILGAHITRTLAERGQPDLEQRLPAAFGHAFLTDRTVFSLLDIHRQLGANAFTDGRLDRDACVLAPLLRPAGPDHVAFVHTAYQELLAARFLAEPANQDLAADLPGGAFLTEQVRAFLAGMPGSPETDDCVLPAGAYLVGPVERLLIRRVERPVRFDGHAVTVARYRRFLDALDTDGTSEWDHPDQPANATHRPWTDRLRRPDYYENPRYDAHPAICVNWWSAYAFAAFEGKRLPTSLEWEAAARGTDGRLFPWGDTPDSMRVNCADTWVGRPVVTYQAWYRDFAGNTVRRAGATPVDERPGNRSPFGVLDMVGNCWEWTSTILDDPGEAVICGGSYDNPMRAVQTSSKGIYRKRGGSNAVGFRCVEDLDTSGTEEAPA, from the coding sequence ATGGTCGATGAACGGCTGCGGCGCCTACGGAGTGAACTCGACGACCACTCGCGGATCGCCGATCGGTTGGGGCTTGATCTGGAGCGGCCGTTACGGTCGCTCAATGACGGCTATCCCGAGAACGCGGTTGCCCTGGTCGGGAAACTGACCGAGAAGCTGCTCAAGGAGCTGTGGCGCCATCATGGCGTCGAGGGCGATCCTTCGACGAAGGCCTTGAACGATCTGGTCAAGCGCTGCCGGCCGTACATTCGCAGCAGCACGGTTCTGGATGCGCTCGAGGACATTCGTCGGCTGCGCAACCGGTCCACACACGACGGGTACGACATAGGTGACGAGGACGGGCTGCTGGCGGTCCGCAGGCTCGTGGACGTGCTGGTCTGGTTCACCAATACAGGGAGCGCGGCCCTGCTCGGGGGCGAGCCCGACGTGGCGCCCGAGGTGGCGCGCCGCTGCGAGTTTCTTGCCGGGTTGTACGTCACGCTCGGCTACCGGCAGGCGAAGCGGTTCGTCCTCAGCCCGGACACGGTGTACCAGTTGTTCTGCCGTGAGTCGGGGATGCGGCTGGAATACGTGGAGTTGATGCTCTCCCGGGACGCCGACGACCTGAGCACCGTCCTGGCCTCCAGTGGTGGCGAGCTGTTACGCACCCGGCTGCCCAAGCTCACCCGATTCGTCGTCCTGGACGAAGACGGCGGTGCGGCACCCGGCGCCCTCCATCATATCTTGGGGCTCGACTTCCGTATCGTGCGTTACGACGGCTTTGTCGACACCATCGTCAATCTCGACATCCACCTCGCCGAACTCACCTCCGCGGTGAACCCGGAGGATCCGAGGGCCGCTGTCGCCGCGGCGGCGTTGACCACCGACCCGCGCACCGGTGAGTCGAGGACGGAGCAGTGCGGCGACGCGGCGGAGGTCTTGACGCGTCTGGTGCGCGGCAGTGCGAACGTCCTGGTCACCGGTCGTCCGGGGAGCGGCAAGAGCACGCTCTTGCGCTCGCTGGCCGTCAACCCGGAGATCCGCCGCTTCCGCTTCTACTTCGACCTCGGTCTCAAACCGAAGGACGAACCGTTCCCCGAGTACGCGGCCCGCCTTCTCGCCCCGGCCATGACGTCGGACCGCTCACGTGCCTACGAACTCTTCCTCTACCTCATCCGTTCCGGGACCGCACTGTGCGTGCTCGATGCCGTCGACGAGGGCGTCGAGGTACCAAGCCCTGCCGGTTTCCTGCGGCTCTTCACCGATCTCGCGGCCGTGCTGTCCGCCGAATCGGCGGTGGTCATGAGTTCACGGGTGTCCTTCCTCGCGGACTCACCCCAGGTACGTCAGCTGCTGGACAGCGGCGCGGGCCGCTCCGAGCAGCTGGTCGAGCAGATGTACGCGAACGGCGTCGACCCGTCACGCGTGCCGCACTTCCACGTCGTACGGCTGGCCGAACCCGAGGCAACCCCTCTCGAGACGCGCCTCACCACGGCGCTGAATCTTCCCGCGGGGAAGCCGCTCGCGGACATCCTCGGCGCTCACATCACGCGGACGCTGGCCGAGCGTGGGCAGCCCGACCTGGAGCAGCGGCTGCCCGCCGCGTTCGGACATGCCTTCCTCACCGACCGCACCGTGTTCTCCCTTCTCGACATCCACCGGCAGCTGGGAGCCAACGCATTCACGGACGGGCGCCTCGATCGCGACGCCTGTGTCCTCGCTCCGCTGCTGCGGCCCGCCGGCCCCGATCACGTTGCCTTCGTGCACACGGCGTACCAGGAACTACTGGCTGCCAGGTTTCTCGCTGAGCCGGCGAACCAGGACCTGGCAGCGGACCTTCCCGGCGGTGCCTTCCTCACCGAGCAGGTGCGCGCATTCCTCGCCGGTATGCCCGGCAGTCCGGAGACGGACGACTGCGTGCTGCCCGCCGGGGCGTACCTGGTCGGGCCGGTCGAACGGCTGCTGATCCGCCGCGTCGAGCGTCCCGTACGCTTCGACGGCCATGCCGTGACCGTCGCACGCTACCGCCGCTTCCTCGACGCCCTCGACACGGACGGCACCTCGGAGTGGGACCACCCCGACCAGCCGGCCAACGCCACACACCGCCCCTGGACCGACCGGCTGCGCCGGCCCGACTACTACGAGAATCCGCGCTACGACGCTCACCCTGCCATCTGCGTCAACTGGTGGAGCGCATACGCCTTCGCCGCGTTCGAGGGCAAGCGGCTGCCGACCTCCCTCGAGTGGGAGGCCGCCGCCCGTGGCACCGACGGACGCCTTTTCCCCTGGGGCGACACGCCGGACAGCATGCGTGTCAACTGTGCCGACACATGGGTGGGTCGACCTGTCGTGACGTATCAGGCGTGGTACCGGGACTTCGCAGGCAACACCGTTCGGCGGGCCGGGGCGACACCCGTCGACGAACGGCCGGGCAACCGTTCCCCGTTCGGCGTCCTCGACATGGTGGGCAACTGCTGGGAATGGACATCCACCATCCTGGACGACCCCGGCGAGGCCGTCATCTGCGGTGGCAGCTACGACAACCCGATGCGTGCGGTGCAGACCAGTAGCAAGGGCATCTACCGCAAGCGCGGCGGGAGCAACGCGGTCGGCTTCCGGTGCGTGGAAGACCTCGACACATCAGGGACGGAGGAGGCGCCGGCATGA
- a CDS encoding class I SAM-dependent methyltransferase has product MEGRDARGHYEELAAEYDEHWVYGPDYIPWMSGRIAEALRLGPTDRIADIGSGTGLFAREVAKRLQPHRPVLCVDPSEAMLGQLGMPPPADLTPIVASAEDIAEGRTRLPYEQLDAMWLKESVHHVADPAHTLRGLADRLAPGGRLLVVMLPATIQYPLFEAALARFEELQPDPAVIEGHLRAVGLSAGLSHVEHELRIDRDKYLGMVRARYMSLLSTFSDSEIEKGIEEMRVAHPEPVLVFPDRFAFILGRRGGESA; this is encoded by the coding sequence GTGGAGGGGCGCGACGCGCGAGGGCACTACGAGGAGTTGGCAGCCGAATACGACGAGCACTGGGTCTATGGTCCGGACTACATTCCCTGGATGTCCGGCCGGATCGCTGAGGCGCTGCGGCTCGGCCCCACGGACCGGATCGCCGACATCGGCTCCGGTACGGGCCTGTTCGCTAGGGAAGTGGCCAAGCGGCTCCAGCCTCACCGTCCCGTTCTGTGCGTCGATCCTTCCGAGGCGATGCTCGGTCAGCTCGGAATGCCGCCTCCGGCCGACCTGACACCAATCGTTGCTTCTGCCGAGGACATCGCAGAAGGGCGTACACGACTGCCATACGAGCAGCTCGATGCGATGTGGCTGAAAGAGTCGGTGCATCATGTGGCCGATCCGGCGCACACGCTTCGCGGCCTGGCCGACCGGCTGGCGCCCGGAGGCCGGCTGCTGGTGGTGATGCTTCCGGCCACCATCCAGTACCCGCTGTTCGAGGCGGCCCTCGCGCGCTTCGAGGAACTGCAGCCGGACCCGGCCGTTATCGAGGGGCACTTGCGAGCTGTCGGGCTGTCGGCCGGTCTCAGCCATGTCGAGCATGAGCTGCGCATCGATCGGGACAAGTACCTCGGCATGGTGCGTGCCCGCTATATGTCCCTGCTGTCCACCTTCAGCGACAGCGAGATCGAGAAGGGCATCGAGGAGATGCGGGTCGCTCATCCGGAGCCTGTGCTCGTGTTTCCGGACCGGTTCGCGTTCATCCTCGGCCGGCGAGGTGGGGAGTCGGCGTGA